From the Winogradskyella forsetii genome, the window AAAAATTGAAATGGTTGGTAAAATCGACGCCAAAAAATACATGCTTGTAATAATTATCACGGCATCGAAATAATCGATATGGACACCAAATACCTTCATCAAATAATAAAACTGAAATGAAAATATGAGGTATCGCATTAACGACAATGTCAAGTTGGTTATATGTGTTTGAGAAGGCATGCTTTTTATAAATTGTAGAATACGCTCTAAAGGAAATCCTTTTATTCTAAACCGTTTTTGTTTCGTGACCAACCATAACAACCAACCAAAAAACAAAATAATTATGCCGAAAATCGAAAGCTTGTAAAGTTTGATATTAATTGGATAACGGTTGATAAAAAAAAGTAGACCAATAAAGCCTAAAAATGTTGTTATGGTCATTTGCGCCATATTTCCCAAAAGATTCAACAATACAATTTTTGTTCTAAAGGATTTTCTATAATAAATGACTTTAGCTCCGTAATCACCGATACGATTTGGTGTCATTAACGATGCTGTTTGTCCTCCTAAACTTTGTTCTAAAGCCGATTTAAAGGAAATAGGCTTTAGGGTTTTTACTAAATATTGCCATTTCAATATTTCGAAAAGCCAATTAAAACAGCTCAAAAAGAGCAAAAAAATGATGTTTTTGATGGAAAAAGTGTTGTTTTCTTTTAAAAATGAGATTAATTGACTGAATTCTAAATTTTCATTCTTAGCGATTTTAGAAAAAATAAAATAAAAAGCCCCAACTACAATACCCAACTTAATTAGGACTACAAAGAATTGTTTAGTTTTGTATTGCGAATTGACATTCATACTGCAAATAAAATCAAAAACTTAGAGATGCGATATAATTTTAAACAATACCTTTTCCTTTTTGGTCTCGTTTTTATCACTTTTAAAAGTGAAGCACAGTTTAAGGATACAGCCAAGTGGAAAGCCCTTTTTGCAGTTGGTGTTAATTATCCAACAACTGATGGCTTTGTAAATGGGTCTTATGCAAAATCAGTGAATTTCCCAACGATTAATTTAGGGATTCAGCACATGCTAAAACGGCAATATGGTGTAAAACTGGATTTTGGTTTCAACCGTTTCAAAAATGCAGATGATACACCAGAATTTAAAATCAACTATTCGAGGATTAATGCGCAGTTTGTTTATGATCCTTCAAGTTACCTTACGTTTTTACCGATGAGATTACGAACCGTTGTTCATGCTGGTCCCGGAATCACATTTGCCAAACCGCTTGGCACCTTAACCGAAAATAAGCAGATCTTTTTAAATCTGCTTGGTGGATTGGAGATTCATTATGCCATTAACGAAAAAGTATCTATCTACTCTGATGTCGCTTATTTGTATGGTGTTACAAATTTAGACGATTACAATCCTGCCTTAACAGGCTTAGGTGCTTTTAACGGCAGCGTTTTTAACCTTACCTTTGGCGTGGCAGTTTCATTAAGTGGTTGCCGATATTGCAATTAACGATTAAGATATCCATTGGCATGGATAATGAATATGAGCAAAGAAAAAATTATTTTAGGCATAGATCCTGGTACAACCATTATGGGTTTCGGACTCATAAAAATTGTGGGCAAAAAGATGGAATTTATGCAACTCAATGAGCTCATGCTAAAAAAATATGATGATCATTATCTAAAGCTCAAGCTTATTTTTGAACGTACTGTCGAACTTATAGACACATATCATCCAGACGAAATCGCTATTGAAGCACCATTCTACGGTAAAAACGTACAAAGTATGCTGAAATTAGGCCGTGCACAAGGTGTTGCCATGGCGGCAGGATTATCTCGTGAAGTTCCCATAACGGAGTATGCACCCAAGAAAATCAAAATGGCAATTACCGGAAACGGAAATGCCAGTAAAGAACAAGTTGCCAAAATGCTGCAAAGCATGTTAGGCTTAAAAGAACTGCCAAAAAATTTGGATTCCATGGATGGCTTGGCAGCAGCCGTTTGCCATTTTTATAATGAAGGTCGTGTTGAGGTTGGTAAAAGTTATTCTGGTTGGTCCGCTTTTGTGAAGCAGAATGAAGGGCGAGTTAAGAAATAGTTTTCAGTCTCAGTCACAGTTTTCAGTAAAAAAAAACAGTAAATGAAAGTCATTATCTTACTTTTAGTATGCAGTCAATCGCTTTTGAGTTTTAGTCAAGGTCAAGTTGAAATGACTGATATTGCAGAACAAAATTGGTATCTATCTCAAAAGATTAAAGATTCATTGGTTCTTGAATTAAAAACATTTCATAAGAACGATTCTACTTTTATAAGAAGTTTTGACGCTTCAGAAAAACTTTGGAATGCATTTGTGGATGAACAATTCAATCTAAAATTTCCAGCTTATGAATCTTGGGAAAACCGAAAGGAAATTTACGGTAGTCAATTTGATATGTTGAATTATAATTTTTTAAAAATGTATTGTGATTTAAGAATTGCGACCTTATATGATTTGTTTGAAGAGTAAAAAAAATTAAATAGTCAAAAGCTTTGAAGTATATTAAATATCTTGTTCTTAGTTTAGTATTCTATGCTTGCTCAAAACCTCTGAGCAATGAAGAATTACAAAAACATTATATTGAAGCTAGAGATTCCAAAAATTGGAAGGAAGCCTTACAATTATTAGACGAAAAAATAAAACGTACTCCTAATGATGCAAATCTTTATTTTGCAAGAGCACTAACCTATTCTAATTTAGATTTAAAATGGTCTAAAGAAATGGTGAGTGATTTAACTACTTTTTTAGAGTATAATCCAGACGACTATGTAGTTAAATTTATAAGGGCACAAGCGTTAATAGTTAATGGAGATGGTAAAAAAGCCATAGAGGATATTGATTCATTAATTGCTCTAAAAGGTAAAAACCCAACACTATTATCTTGGAAAGCCAATGCAGCATTTGCAGATAAACAATTCAGTTTAGCCGAACAGACTTATTACGAACGATTAAAATTACCTGGCTCTTACGAGGATTTAAAAAACACATATTATTATTGGATCTTTTCTAAATATTTTGGAGGAAATAAAGAAGGTGCCCAATGGGATTGTGCTTTTTTACCCGACAGAGGTTTTAAAGAAGATAATGCTTTAATGAAAGCCATCGTTCAGGATAAACTAGATTTTGATACATTGTCAAAATTTTCAATTCCTAATATGACGTTAGAACAATTAGATGGATTAATAACTAATAATTGTTCTGGAATTGATATTTTTCAAGGGAAAAATTATTTTAGATCAGAGCTGTTGGAAGAATTAGCTCATCTGGAAAAAACAGAAGACTTAAGTTCACTCTTAGACAATAATGAGGAGGTTTATGCTCTTAATTTAAGATATAGTGATTTAACTGAATTACCTAAAGAAATATTTCAACTTGTTAATTTGCAATCCATTGATTTATCTGGAAATAGATTCAGGGATAAGGAAAAATTATTTGAAGATTTAAGCAAACTGCCAAATCTAAAGGTGCTAAGCTTAGGAAGATGTAATTTACGAAGTCTACCAGATAATATCACTTTACTTCAAAATTTGGAAGTACTTGTGATTTATGTTAATGGACTAAGGGAAATTAACGAAAATATTGGTAAACTAAAACGATTAAAATTACTGGATCTTTCTAATAACAGTTATCTGAAAGACTTACCAAAAGCTATTCAAGAATTAAGGTGTTTGCAAAGGTTGGATGTTGCTGGTTCTGGATTGATAAGATTAAGAGAAGAACTTTCAAATTGTACTGAACTTGTGAGTATTTCAGCAAATGCTTGTAAAATTAAAACTTTGCCAGAACAAATAGGAAATTTAATTAATCTAAAACATTTTAATTTGGGCTATAATAAAATTGAAGAAATTCCTATTTCTTTTACAGAACTAAGCTCATTAAAAGAAATAAACTTAGGCTCAAATGAGCTTCTGAGTCTTCCTAAAGAGATCACTAAAATGCAACAAATAGAAAGGGTAAGTTTTGAGTTTAATAGGTTCAAGGAATTTCCCAAAGAGATTTTGAAACTAGAAAATCTCTACAGTATATGGATACATAACAATAGCTTTAAAGAAATACCATTAGAAGTGGCAGAGATGCCAAAAATGAAGAGAATCTTACTAGATCATCAGGTGATTACCGAAGAAAATATTGAGGCGTTAAAAACTATTAACCCAAATTTGATGGTAGAACGGCACGATACCCGACAATATGCCAAAGGCCGAAAACGAAAGAAATAGAACGGGCTGAGTAGAATGAAAAAAGAAACCAAAAACATACGTAATAGTTCTTCCCCTATGGGGAAGCTAGAAGGGGCTTTTGGCATCTACATCCACATACCATTCTGCAAACAAGCCTGTCATTATTGCGACTTCCATTTTTCGACCTCTTTGAAGAAAAAGGGCGAACTTCTCAATGCATTAGCCAAGGAATTAGAACTCCGTAAAGATGAATTCAATAATTCTACAGTTGAAACTATCTATTTTGGAGGTGGAACACCATCATTATTGAACACTAAAGAATTACTATTTTTGATTGATTCGGTATATGAAAATTATGAAGTTTCTGAAAATCCGGAAATTACCCTTGAAGCGAATCCAGATGATTTATCCACTAAACGCATCCACGACTTAACGGCTACACCTATTAATAGGCTGAGTATCGGCATTCAATCCTTTTTCGAATCCGATTTAAAACTCATGAATCGCGCGCACAATGCAGAAGAGGCGAAAGTTTGTTTAGAAGAAGCAACCAAATATTTTGATAATATTTCTCTTGATCTCATTTACGGGATTCCAGGCGCTTCGAACGAACAATGGTTAAAAAATATTGAAACTGCTCTAAGTTTTAAAGTACCACATATTTCAAGCTATGCATTGACCGTTGAACCAAAAACGGCTTTAGCCTCCTTCATAAAAAAAGGACTTATTGAAAACGTGGATGATGAACAAGCCCACGACCAATTTCATATTTTGAAAGATAAACTCGAAGCTTCGGGTTTTGTGCATTATGAACTTTCCAATTTTGGAAAAGAAGGTTATTTCAGTAAAAATAATTCGGCTTATTGGCAAGGAAAATCCTATTTGGGGATTGGGCCTTCGGCGCATTCCTTTAATGGCAAACAACGCAGTTGGAACGTAAAAAACAATTCAAGATACATCAAAGCCATAGAAAAAAACGAGCTCCCATTAGAAATAGAAACCTTAACCCAAACCGATCGTTATAATGAATATATAATGACAGGTTTACGAACCATTTGGGGTGTTTCGCTCAAAAAAGTTGAAAACGACTTTGGCGTTACTTTTAAGGATTACCTAAATGCACAGTCGGAAATTTTTATAAATCAACATTTATTGTATATTGATGATGCGCATTTACGCGTCACTAAAAAAGGACAATTTTTATGTGATGGAATTGCGTCCGAACTTTTTAAAATCAATTTAAAGTGATTACAACCATACAATATAATTCCCGAAAACTAAAAATAGATTTATCCCAACCTTTGGATATATCTATACCTCTTACGGGAGAAGCAACTAATGTAAATGCCTGGTACATAGGGCCACCAAAGATAGAACCAGAAATCATAGACGGAGAAAAGGTGAGTGTTGCCAATGGTGCTGTTGTAAATTTTAATACGATTACATTTAATCCACATTCGCACGTTACGCACACCGAAACCGTGGGTCATATTACAGAAAAGGTGTATTCTATAAATAAGCATTTAAAGCAATTTTTCTTTTTGGCCGAAGTGGTCACGGTTGCGCCAGAAAAAGCAGGAGATGATTACATGGTTTCAAAAAAACAGCTAAAATTTGCATTGGGTAATAAAAAACGCGATGCCATTGTGATTAGAACCATGCCCAATATGCGCGATAAATTGTCGAGGCAATACTCTAATACCAATCCGACCTATTTACAAGAAGATGCTGCCGAATATTTGAAAAATAAAGGGATTAAACATTTACTTATCGATTTGCCCAGTGTGGATAAAGAGAGTGATGGCGGTGAACTCTTAGCGCATAATGCATTTTGGAATACAAAAGGAAAATTGAGATTAGATGCTACAATATCTGAATTTAT encodes:
- a CDS encoding leucine-rich repeat domain-containing protein, with protein sequence MKYIKYLVLSLVFYACSKPLSNEELQKHYIEARDSKNWKEALQLLDEKIKRTPNDANLYFARALTYSNLDLKWSKEMVSDLTTFLEYNPDDYVVKFIRAQALIVNGDGKKAIEDIDSLIALKGKNPTLLSWKANAAFADKQFSLAEQTYYERLKLPGSYEDLKNTYYYWIFSKYFGGNKEGAQWDCAFLPDRGFKEDNALMKAIVQDKLDFDTLSKFSIPNMTLEQLDGLITNNCSGIDIFQGKNYFRSELLEELAHLEKTEDLSSLLDNNEEVYALNLRYSDLTELPKEIFQLVNLQSIDLSGNRFRDKEKLFEDLSKLPNLKVLSLGRCNLRSLPDNITLLQNLEVLVIYVNGLREINENIGKLKRLKLLDLSNNSYLKDLPKAIQELRCLQRLDVAGSGLIRLREELSNCTELVSISANACKIKTLPEQIGNLINLKHFNLGYNKIEEIPISFTELSSLKEINLGSNELLSLPKEITKMQQIERVSFEFNRFKEFPKEILKLENLYSIWIHNNSFKEIPLEVAEMPKMKRILLDHQVITEENIEALKTINPNLMVERHDTRQYAKGRKRKK
- a CDS encoding lysylphosphatidylglycerol synthase domain-containing protein, with the translated sequence MNVNSQYKTKQFFVVLIKLGIVVGAFYFIFSKIAKNENLEFSQLISFLKENNTFSIKNIIFLLFLSCFNWLFEILKWQYLVKTLKPISFKSALEQSLGGQTASLMTPNRIGDYGAKVIYYRKSFRTKIVLLNLLGNMAQMTITTFLGFIGLLFFINRYPINIKLYKLSIFGIIILFFGWLLWLVTKQKRFRIKGFPLERILQFIKSMPSQTHITNLTLSLMRYLIFSFQFYYLMKVFGVHIDYFDAVIIITSMYFLASILPTISIFDVVVKGSIAVFLFGYADINELTILSITTVMWLLNFVIPSIFGSYFVLNFKLPKPVE
- a CDS encoding cyclase family protein, with translation MITTIQYNSRKLKIDLSQPLDISIPLTGEATNVNAWYIGPPKIEPEIIDGEKVSVANGAVVNFNTITFNPHSHVTHTETVGHITEKVYSINKHLKQFFFLAEVVTVAPEKAGDDYMVSKKQLKFALGNKKRDAIVIRTMPNMRDKLSRQYSNTNPTYLQEDAAEYLKNKGIKHLLIDLPSVDKESDGGELLAHNAFWNTKGKLRLDATISEFIYVSNKIEDGMYMLNLQIAPFENDASPSKPILYKILD
- a CDS encoding cell envelope biogenesis protein OmpA, whose amino-acid sequence is MRYNFKQYLFLFGLVFITFKSEAQFKDTAKWKALFAVGVNYPTTDGFVNGSYAKSVNFPTINLGIQHMLKRQYGVKLDFGFNRFKNADDTPEFKINYSRINAQFVYDPSSYLTFLPMRLRTVVHAGPGITFAKPLGTLTENKQIFLNLLGGLEIHYAINEKVSIYSDVAYLYGVTNLDDYNPALTGLGAFNGSVFNLTFGVAVSLSGCRYCN
- the ruvC gene encoding crossover junction endodeoxyribonuclease RuvC, translating into MSKEKIILGIDPGTTIMGFGLIKIVGKKMEFMQLNELMLKKYDDHYLKLKLIFERTVELIDTYHPDEIAIEAPFYGKNVQSMLKLGRAQGVAMAAGLSREVPITEYAPKKIKMAITGNGNASKEQVAKMLQSMLGLKELPKNLDSMDGLAAAVCHFYNEGRVEVGKSYSGWSAFVKQNEGRVKK
- the hemW gene encoding radical SAM family heme chaperone HemW, which encodes MGKLEGAFGIYIHIPFCKQACHYCDFHFSTSLKKKGELLNALAKELELRKDEFNNSTVETIYFGGGTPSLLNTKELLFLIDSVYENYEVSENPEITLEANPDDLSTKRIHDLTATPINRLSIGIQSFFESDLKLMNRAHNAEEAKVCLEEATKYFDNISLDLIYGIPGASNEQWLKNIETALSFKVPHISSYALTVEPKTALASFIKKGLIENVDDEQAHDQFHILKDKLEASGFVHYELSNFGKEGYFSKNNSAYWQGKSYLGIGPSAHSFNGKQRSWNVKNNSRYIKAIEKNELPLEIETLTQTDRYNEYIMTGLRTIWGVSLKKVENDFGVTFKDYLNAQSEIFINQHLLYIDDAHLRVTKKGQFLCDGIASELFKINLK